The following are encoded together in the Odocoileus virginianus isolate 20LAN1187 ecotype Illinois chromosome 28, Ovbor_1.2, whole genome shotgun sequence genome:
- the NDUFV1 gene encoding NADH dehydrogenase [ubiquinone] flavoprotein 1, mitochondrial — translation MLAARRLLGGSLPARVSVRFSGDTTAPKKTSFGSLKDEDRIFTNLYGRHDWRLKGAQSRGDWYKTKEILLKGPDWILGEVKTSGLRGRGGAGFPTGLKWSFMNKPSDGRPKYLVVNADEGEPGTCKDREIIRHDPHKLVEGCLVGGRAMGARAAYIYIRGEFYNEASNLQVAIREAYEAGLIGKNACGSGYDFDVFVVRGAGAYICGEETALIESIEGKQGKPRLKPPFPADVGVFGCPTTVANVETVAVSPTICRRGGAWFASFGRERNSGTKLFNISGHVNNPCTVEEEMSVPLKELIEKHAGGVTGGWDNLLAVIPGGSSTPLIPKSVCETVLMDFDALIQAQSGLGTAAVIVMDRSTDIVKAIARLIEFYKHESCGQCTPCREGVDWMNKVMARFVRGDARPAEIDSLWEISKQIEGHTICALGDGAAWPVQGLIRHFRPELEERMQQFAQQHQARQAAS, via the exons ATGCTGGCGGCACGGCGGCTGCTCGGCGGGTCGCTCCCCGCGCGGGTGTCTGTGCGATTCAGCGGCGACACG ACAGCGCCCAAGAAAACCTCATTTGGCTCACTGAAGGATGAAGACCGGATCTTCACCAACCTGTATGGCCGCCATGACTGGAG GCTTAAAGGTGCCCAGAGTCGAGGTGACTGGTACAAGACGAAGGAGATTCTGCTGAAGGGCCCTGACTGGATCCTGGGTGAGGTCAAGACATCGGGCTTGCGGGGCCGTGGAGGTGCTGGCTTCCCCACTGGCCTTAAGTGGAGCTTCATGAATAAGCCCTCAGATGGCAG GCCCAAGTATCTGGTGGTGAACGCAGATGAGGGGGAGCCAGGCACCTGCAAGGACCGAGAGATCATCCGCCATGACCCCCACAAGCTGGTGGAAGGCTGCCTAGTGGGGGGCCGGGCCATGGGCGCTCGTGCCGCCTACATCTACATCCGTGGGGAGTTCTACAATGAGGCCTCCAATCTGcag GTAGCCATCCGGGAGGCCTACGAGGCTGGTCTGATTGGCAAGAACGCCTGTGGCTCCGGCTACGATTTCGATGTGTTTGTGGTGCGCGGGGCCGGGGCCTACATCTGCGGGGAGGAGACCGCGCTCATCGAGTCCATCGAGGGCAAACAGGGCAAGCCCCGCCTGAAGCCTCCCTTCCCTGCAGACGTGG GAGTGTTTGGCTGCCCTACAACCGTGGCCAATGTGGAGACAGTGGCCGTGTCCCCTACCATCTGCCGCCGTGGGGGTGCGTGGTTTGCCAGCTTCGGCCGAGAGCGCAACTCAGGCACCAAACTGTTCAACATCTCCGGCCACGTCAACAACCCCTGCACCGTGGAGGAGGAGATGTCTGTACCGCTGAAGGAACTGATTGAAAAGCACGCGG GGGGCGTCACGGGTGGCTGGGACAACCTCCTTGCTGTGATCCCTGGCGGCTCGTCCACTCCGCTGATCCCCAAGTCGGTGTGTGAGACGGTACTGATGGACTTCGACGCGCTGATACAGGCGCAGTCGGGCCTGGGCACGGCTGCCGTGATCGTCATGGACCGCTCA ACGGACATTGTGAAAGCCATCGCCCGCCTCATCGAGTTCTACAAGCATGAGAGCTGTGGCCAGTGCACCCCATGCCGCGAGG GTGTGGACTGGATGAACAAGGTGATGGCCCGATTTGTGAGGGGGGACGCCCGCCCGGCGGAGATCGACTCCCTGTGGGAGATCAGCAAGCAGATCGAGGGCCACACCATCTGTGCCCTGGGTGATGGGGCCGCCTGGCCCGTGCAG GGCCTGATCCGACACTTCCGGCCAGAGCTCGAGGAGAGGATGCAGCAGTTTGCCCAGCAGCACCAGGCCAGGCAGGCCGCTTCCTGA
- the LOC110129415 gene encoding double C2-like domain-containing protein gamma, producing MAGRGRVSMQEHMAIDVSPGPIRPICLISHYFPHFYPTAEPALRPPDPSPPVTPVRSAPQPQPDPEPEGDSDDSTALGTLEFTLLFDAGNSSLHCTAHRAKGLKPLASGSVDTFVKANLLPGASKASQLRTRTVRGTRGPVWEETLTYHGFTLQDARRKTLRLCVCEDPWLRRRRRAPPLGELRVPLRKLVPNRARSFDVCLERRRLTKRPKSLDTARGMSLYEEVEVEAAWEERGRVLLSLCYSSQRGGLLVGVLRCAHLAPMDANGYSDPFVRLFLHPKAGKKSKYKTSVRKKTLNPEFNEEFFYAGLREELAQKTLLVSVWDYDLGTADDFIGGVQLSNRAGGERQQHWRECLGRSDRRLELWHPLDGTPLQLSD from the exons ATGGCGGGCCGGGGGCGGGTGAGCATGCAGGAGCACATGGCTATCGACGTGAGCCCGGGCCCCATCCGCCCCATCTGCCTCATCTCCCACTACTTCCCACACTTCTACCCCACCGCTGAGCCTGCCCTGCGCCCCCCAGACCCAAGCCCCCCAGTGACCCCCGTCCGCTctgcaccccagccccagccGGACCCAGAGCCAGAGGGAGACTCAGACGACAGCA CCGCCCTCGGCACCCTTGAGTTCACGCTCCTGTTTGATGCGGGCAACAGCTCCCTGCACTGCACGGCCCACCGTGCCAAG GGCCTCAAGCCGCTGGCCTCAGGCTCCGTGGACACCTTTGTCAAAGCCAACCTGCTGCCCGGGGCCAGCAAG GCCAGCCAGCTGCGGACGCGCACGGTTCGGGGCACACGGGGGCCTGTCTGGGAGGAGACGCTCACCTATCATGGGTTCACCCTCCAGGACGCCCGGCGCAAGACCTTGCG gctgtgtgtgtgtgaagaccCGTGGCTGCGGCGACGGAGGCGGGCGCCTCCCCTGGGAGAGCTGCGGGTGCCTCTGAGGAAGCTGGTGCCCAACCGGGCCAGGAGCTTCGACGTGTGTCTGGAGAGGCGGAGGCTG ACCAAGAGGCCCAAGAGCCTGGACACAGCACGCGGCATGTCTCTGTATGAG gaggtggaggtggaggcgGCCTGGGAGGAGCGCGGGCGTGTCCTGCTGTCACTGTGCTACAGCTCTCAGCGGGGCGGCCTGCTGGTGGGCGTGCTGCGCTGCGCCCACCTCGCCCCCATGGATGCCAATGGCTACTCGGACCCCTTCGTCCGCCT TTTCCTGCATCCCAAAGCAGGGAAGAAATCGAAATACAAGACCAGTGTTCGGAAGAAGACCCTGAACCCCGAGTTCAACGAG GAGTTCTTCTATGCAGGCCTGCGGGAGGAGCTGGCCCAGAAGACGCTGCTGGTGTCTGTATGGGATTATGACCTGGGCACGGCTGACGACTTCATCG GCGGGGTGCAGCTGAGCAACCGGGCCGGTGGGGAGCGCCAGCAACACTGGCGCGAATGCCTGGGCCGCAGTGACCGCAGGCTGGAGCTGTGGCACCCGCTGGACGGCACGCCCCTCCAGCTCAGCGACTAG